The Bdellovibrio sp. ZAP7 DNA segment GCCTCGAACATCCGGGATGCAGCAAAGACGGGCTTTTTCCTGGATCAACGGGATAACCGTAAAATGATCCAAAACTTCGCCAAAGGGAAATCGGTCTTAAACCTTTTCAGTTACACAGGTGGTTTTTCTATTTTCGCCGCCAAAGGTGGCGCGACCGAAGTGACTAGCGTCGATATCGCTAAAGTAGCTATTCAAGCGGTCGCTCGTAATTTCGAAATCAATGACCTAAAAACGGTTCATAACGATGTGGCGACGGATGCCTTCGCTTATCTTGAGCAATTGAACGTGGAAAAGAAAAAATACGACATCGTTATTACTGACCCTCCAAGCTTTGCACCGAATGAGAAATCAGTGGAGCAAGCAAAAGCGGCGTATACGAAAGTATTCTCAAACTCTATCAAGCTGGTAAACCCAGAAGGACTATTTGCTGCGAGCTCTTGTTCTAGCCATATTTCCACAAAAGAATTCATGGACATCTGCCAGGAAGCTTTTTCTCGCGCACGTAAAAAGGCGACATTGGTTTACATCGGTGGACAACCAGTCGACCATCCCTATCCTTTGGCGATGGAAGAGCTTCGTTATTTGAAGTTCGCCCTGTTCCGCTTGGATTAGTCTTTAAAGGATTAGAAATGAAAACAATTGCCAGTCTTCGCCAGGAAATCGATCAGGTCCATAAAGAGCTACATGCACTGTTATTGCGACGTCGTGAATTGACCATGGCGGTTTGGGAGATCAAACAGCAAGAAGGGCAGCCATTCTTTAATGCCGCTCGTGAGGATCAAATTCTTCAGGACTTCTTAAATATGGATGGCAAGCAAGGACAAGATCCACAATTTGATGAGCTTTTAAAAGGAGTGATGAGTTCGGTCCTCCGAGAGTACGAGAAATATTTAAGATTTCATTACGATAAATAAATAAAAACCGGCACACCAGCCGGTTTTTTAGTATTCAACTCATAATAGGTCTAGTATTCCGATTAAGAGTCGGCAAGGTAGGCAACCATTCTAAGTTTAGCCCTTCAAAGAAACATTTAGGAACCCGTTACATATGGTGTATCCAAAAATGAGCGTTTTAAATTTGAGGTAACTATGACTATTGGAAGTAAATTGGTGAGTCTAGGAATCGGGATGAGTTTGGTGTCTGTATGTGTGGCTGCCTTTGCTTATTGGGGGCAGGCTCGTACCCAAGACAAATACGAGAATGTCGCACGGGGGGTTTTAGATGATGTCATTACCACGGACTCAGTCTTTTTGGGCTTTAAGCAAGTTCGAATTTCTATCAGGACTTTAGGCCTTGAAGGCATTACCCCAGCCCAGGAAGAACAGGCCATCAAAGAAACGATGGCCGCCATCCAGGATGTCGACACCGAATTAGCAAAGTTTGAAAGATCTAATCTTCTTCCGGGAGAGAAAGAACTTGTGACTCCGCTTTTATCAAGATGGAAGGAATTTAAAGGCATTGGCGGTAACATTTTAAATTTTCAAAAGATGGGAACGGCAGAAGGCCGCAAGAATATGACGGCGATTTTCTATAAAGAATGTCCCGAAAGCGCACAAGCGTTTATGAATGCGGCGATTACGCTAAGGGCTTTTTTAACTCATCAACAGAAAGTATGGGTAGAAGACGCGCGCGAAACGGCAAAGGCAAACAATGTTATGCTCATGGTTATTTCGGCTGTGGGAATTTTTCTGGGCCTTGCAGTAAGTATTGGTTTCTCGTCTAAACTTTCTAAAGATCTTTTAAACGTCAGCGATGACCTTGCACAGGGCTCTTCGCAAGTTTCTTCCGCTTCGGAACAAATCGCACAAACTGCAGCGACCTTATCGGAAGCTTCAAGTAAGCAGGCCGCATCTTTAGAAGAGACAGTTGCAACAGTTGAGGAATTAACATCCATGGTGCGTTTAAACATGGATAATGCGAAGCAAGCGGCAGCCCTGGCTGGTTCGACCAGAGATATTGCAATCAAGGGCGAGCAAGAAATTAAAACTTTGATTTCCTCTATTCAAAGTATTACCGCGGACTCTAAGAAGATCGCGGAAATTACAACGGTCATTGATGATATTGCATTCCAAACGAACCTTTTGGCGTTGAACGCCGCAGTCGAGGCCGCTCGCGCGGGAGAGCAAGGGAAGGGATTCGCTGTTGTGGCGGAGGCGGTTCGTAATTTGGCACAAAGGAGTTCTGAATCTGCTAAAGGAATCACGACACTTATCAGTGAAAGCGTTGAAAAAATCGAGCGCAGTTCTCAACAGGCTACAATCGGGGGCAGTGTCTTGGCCGAAATCGTGTTGTCAGTACGGAAGGTTTCGGAAATTAACGATGAGATCGCACATGCAAGTGAAGAGCAGTCTTCTGGTATCGTGCAAATAGGTCAAGTGATGAACCAGTTAGATCAAGTGACTCAACAGAATGCGGCTTCCTCGGAAGAAGCTGCTGCTTCTGCCGAAGAATTGTCTGCTCAATCAAAATCGTTGATGAGTGGAGTCGGCAATTTGACGGGTATGGTATCGGGTAAACAGCACGGCGTCAGCGTTCAAGTTGCGGCCTAAAAAAAGATAAAATTTCAAAGGCTGTCCCGTGTTTGCACAGGGACAGCTATTTTTTGCGACTTTGGTATTCTTTTTCTCTGCCGAAGTGGCTTTCAGAAAGACCATAGCTTTCAACGTTGCCCAGGTCTTTAATCAAAGAATCCAGATCCGTTTTTCCTTGGATGAAATCAAGGTGTGCTTTGATTTTAGTGATCAATTCAGCACCGCGCTCTTTCAAGGCTTCGTAACGAACAAAGCCCAGACCGTGAGATTCCCACTCTTTAACGTAACGAGCAGCTGATTGAGATTTACCGTTGTACATCGTATTACGGCACTCTTGATCCGGCTTGATTTGGTGCCAGTTACCGAATTGGTCTTTCAATTTCACATCGTGCTTTTCACAAGGCTTACCGCAGTCCTTAAAGCTCGTACCCTTGCTTAGGAATGCTGCAAATACACAGTGCTCCATGTGGAAGCTTGGCATGTATTGGTAAGCAGTTACTTCAAAACGCTCAGCTTGACCCGCTTGAATCAATTCGCTGACCTGTACATGGTTAAGGTCGTAACCCAAGCACACACTGGAAAGGCCCTTGTCGAGCAAGTATTGCGCTGTCAAATGATTGGCAACGTTCAAGCTGAAATCACCCAGGATTTGACCTTTGTAGTTATTGGCTTGCAAGTATTGAACAGCACCCAAGTTGCGGGCCAGGATGGCGTCAGGGTTTAGGTTCAACAGGTGTTTGATGTTGCGTTGTTCGTTGGGTTTTAAGATTCGAGTGGTGGCAACGCCGACTTTGACGTTTTCAGATCTTAATACATTCAAGCTAGGTTCGAAATCCAAACCAAATTCAAAATCCAAGATCGCAAGGTTGATATCCGAGGCCTGCAGTTCGCCATTCTTAACAGCGTTCGCAACGTCCTCAACCTGACCCTTGTCACGCAGAAGCAAGTTCAGCTTAAGGCCTTCTGCAGTGCGAGCGGTGATTTTTTTGCTGCCAATCCACTCCATAACTTGAGCGTCAGGAGTGATGGCTGGAGCTGCACCATTTTGAATGCGCAAGTCAGTCAATTCTTTGACTAGCTTTTGGCGAAGTTCTTTCACTTGTTTGTTTGGCAAGAACAGGGGTGTGGTTGAATCCAATTCGGCTTCAAAACCTTCGCCACGGAAAGGGCTTCCCATCAGCGCAAAAAGCTCTTCGCGCAAATCCAGGGAGTTTAAGCCCTTGTTTTTTGCTGGCTCACAGATGTTTTCGGAAGTTCCGACCACTGTGTACTTGCCATCAGAATATTGAACTTTCAAAGGCTGACCCAAAGAGGCTTCCGCGCGCACATTCACGGGCAGGCGTTTTTTTCTTTGCTTGTCTTCAACACTCAAAGAGACGTCTTTCTTAAGATCTTTGTCATGGTTATAGAACACACGAGCGCCGTTATAGAAACCTTCCATCGCGATGTCTCTTGAAAACTCTAAAGAAAAACGGCGAGGGGAAAGGGACTTAACTGCGAACACAAAGCCGCCTTTTTCAGCGTCTTGACCATGGCGATCTTTATAAACCCACAAGATACCGTCACCGGCCTGGATGAAGTCAGCTTTAAGACCTTGTTGAGCTTTGTCTTCAGTGATTTCAACTTCTAAAGAAGTCGGGTTCACTTTTATGACTTTACCGAATTCAAAACCGCGATGAGCGCTGAACGTACCTTCAACCAGTTCCTGGTGATTCACACCATGAAACCAACCGCTGTAGAAACCACGGGAGAAAGCTGTGGCCATTTGTTTTTTAAGCAAAATTGGATTTTGCAAAGACTGGCTGTTTTGCGCCGACGTGATTGCTTCATCAAAGCTGCGAGCAGCCGTTGCCACGTATTCTGGAGTTTTTAGACGGCCTTCAACTTTGAAGCAATCAACGCCCGCTTCAAGCAAGCTTGGAACTTCGTTGATGCCGCAAAGGTCTTGTGGAGAAACCAGAAAGGACTTGCCGCCCAGATCACGCTTTTCACCATCGACATGCATTTCGTAAGTAAAGCGACAGCTTTGCGCGCATTGCCCACGATTGGCAGAACGGCCACCGATACCTTCAGAAGTAAAGCATTGCCCAGAGTAGCTTACGCACAAGGCGCCATGCACGAACACTTCAATTTCTTTCGTCGTGTTTTGTTTGATGGAGTGAATTTCTTTAAGAGAGTTTTCGCGGGCTAGAACAAAACGTTGAATCCCCAAGTCGTCAAGCCACGTGATGGCTTCAGCATTAGTGACGCTCATTTGTGTCGAACCATGGATGCGTTGCTCTGGAGCCATTTGACGAATCAAACGGATCAAACCCAAGTCTTGAACGATGAAAGCATCTGGTTTGAGCGGAAGGATTTTTTGCAAAACTTCAACGGCTCCACGAAGCTCGTTCTGAAAAATCAGGATATTGAAAGCCAGGTTCACCTTTACGCCATGAAGGTGGCAAGTATCGATGATGTCCTTAACTTCTTCGATTTGAAAGTCGTGACTTCTGCCGCGGGCATTAAATCCCGGCACGCCCATAAAAATAGCATCTGCACCGTTATGGATAGCGGCCAAAGCCATATCCTTAGTACCAACTGGAAGAAGCAGTTCTGGGCGTTTCAAATCTGTTTTTTGCATGGGGCGTTTTACCAGATTTGGCCATTTTCGCATAGGGGGGAAGTGCCTTTTGAGCAAAAAATTACTGCTTCCAGCCCCTTAGAATGTATAGTCGATATGCAGTAGTAAGGTCAGGGCCGTCGTATTGGTTATCAGAGGAATATTTACAACCACCTCCTCACATCCGAGCATTGTGGAAATTGCAGGGGGTGTGACAATTCATATCAGACGCCCTTGTTTTGCATCTGAGGAGCCCTAATTTGGCAGAGCCTCAAAACAATTACAGCACTCTGTTTTCACACTCATCTTTTTTGGTTTCCTGAAATAGGGTCGTCGGCGAAGGGGTTTCAAGATGAAGATGCAGAAATTTCATTTACCGACGATTTTCTTTTTGTTGATCACGTTTACTTTTCATATGCGAAGCCTCGCTGTTGTCGAGGGTGTGATTGGAAATGTGCCGCTCGAAAAAAATGTCAATCTTGCTTCGCAGTTGCCTGCAACCAATGCACCGGAAATTATCATTTCCCGAAAACAATATGTGATATCTTATAACAAAGAGAATCGCTCGCTTAATTGGGCCGCCTGGGAATTAGATCCCTCGCGATTAGGAAATGCTGATCGAACCAATGGGTTTTCTCAAGATTCAGAGCTTGAAACTT contains these protein-coding regions:
- a CDS encoding methyl-accepting chemotaxis protein; this translates as MTIGSKLVSLGIGMSLVSVCVAAFAYWGQARTQDKYENVARGVLDDVITTDSVFLGFKQVRISIRTLGLEGITPAQEEQAIKETMAAIQDVDTELAKFERSNLLPGEKELVTPLLSRWKEFKGIGGNILNFQKMGTAEGRKNMTAIFYKECPESAQAFMNAAITLRAFLTHQQKVWVEDARETAKANNVMLMVISAVGIFLGLAVSIGFSSKLSKDLLNVSDDLAQGSSQVSSASEQIAQTAATLSEASSKQAASLEETVATVEELTSMVRLNMDNAKQAAALAGSTRDIAIKGEQEIKTLISSIQSITADSKKIAEITTVIDDIAFQTNLLALNAAVEAARAGEQGKGFAVVAEAVRNLAQRSSESAKGITTLISESVEKIERSSQQATIGGSVLAEIVLSVRKVSEINDEIAHASEEQSSGIVQIGQVMNQLDQVTQQNAASSEEAAASAEELSAQSKSLMSGVGNLTGMVSGKQHGVSVQVAA
- a CDS encoding class I SAM-dependent rRNA methyltransferase; its protein translation is MNLAAVTFQDEIKTIELKRDVTKHMKQGHRWLFANCFDDNKSIKSGIHLLNFKGETLALGIWQADTQLRFRVLVLADEPIFRRNNMKRTLELYFESQWRKAVEIRRTFDLAVTNSFRLINGEGDGLPGLIVDIYNDTAVIKHDHAVMEKTWNASVIAQKIQEAFPQIKCVYLKRRNDAEEKGTNIVGTLAPETQFLENGVLFASNIRDAAKTGFFLDQRDNRKMIQNFAKGKSVLNLFSYTGGFSIFAAKGGATEVTSVDIAKVAIQAVARNFEINDLKTVHNDVATDAFAYLEQLNVEKKKYDIVITDPPSFAPNEKSVEQAKAAYTKVFSNSIKLVNPEGLFAASSCSSHISTKEFMDICQEAFSRARKKATLVYIGGQPVDHPYPLAMEELRYLKFALFRLD
- a CDS encoding U32 family peptidase, encoding MRKWPNLVKRPMQKTDLKRPELLLPVGTKDMALAAIHNGADAIFMGVPGFNARGRSHDFQIEEVKDIIDTCHLHGVKVNLAFNILIFQNELRGAVEVLQKILPLKPDAFIVQDLGLIRLIRQMAPEQRIHGSTQMSVTNAEAITWLDDLGIQRFVLARENSLKEIHSIKQNTTKEIEVFVHGALCVSYSGQCFTSEGIGGRSANRGQCAQSCRFTYEMHVDGEKRDLGGKSFLVSPQDLCGINEVPSLLEAGVDCFKVEGRLKTPEYVATAARSFDEAITSAQNSQSLQNPILLKKQMATAFSRGFYSGWFHGVNHQELVEGTFSAHRGFEFGKVIKVNPTSLEVEITEDKAQQGLKADFIQAGDGILWVYKDRHGQDAEKGGFVFAVKSLSPRRFSLEFSRDIAMEGFYNGARVFYNHDKDLKKDVSLSVEDKQRKKRLPVNVRAEASLGQPLKVQYSDGKYTVVGTSENICEPAKNKGLNSLDLREELFALMGSPFRGEGFEAELDSTTPLFLPNKQVKELRQKLVKELTDLRIQNGAAPAITPDAQVMEWIGSKKITARTAEGLKLNLLLRDKGQVEDVANAVKNGELQASDINLAILDFEFGLDFEPSLNVLRSENVKVGVATTRILKPNEQRNIKHLLNLNPDAILARNLGAVQYLQANNYKGQILGDFSLNVANHLTAQYLLDKGLSSVCLGYDLNHVQVSELIQAGQAERFEVTAYQYMPSFHMEHCVFAAFLSKGTSFKDCGKPCEKHDVKLKDQFGNWHQIKPDQECRNTMYNGKSQSAARYVKEWESHGLGFVRYEALKERGAELITKIKAHLDFIQGKTDLDSLIKDLGNVESYGLSESHFGREKEYQSRKK
- a CDS encoding chorismate mutase; amino-acid sequence: MKTIASLRQEIDQVHKELHALLLRRRELTMAVWEIKQQEGQPFFNAAREDQILQDFLNMDGKQGQDPQFDELLKGVMSSVLREYEKYLRFHYDK